Proteins co-encoded in one Amblyraja radiata isolate CabotCenter1 chromosome 24, sAmbRad1.1.pri, whole genome shotgun sequence genomic window:
- the LOC116986633 gene encoding CMRF35-like molecule 3: MAVGQGEFTHQKRPRSRGTVALLVLVAVGLTPGSRGITGPKEVRGELGQSVTVECRYIQKYKDNDKLWCKGEYYPTSPTVVSTDDPQQGRTSMSDDKTQRIVSVTIDKLEKSDEGYYWCVIVKGILSSNERTSILLTVSEGSQTSRPDMVTTTSATINTRARTTLPQDAPTTEAASSTESQGSTLPNRDIVLNVRRVWGVLRWVLFGVLLLFPVSISCVTTFKRKRTAETLEMGSAVVEEGAEQRR; the protein is encoded by the exons ATGGCGGTGGGACAGGGAGAATTCACCCACCAGAAACGGCCCAGATCCAGGGGAACAGTCGCTCTGTTGGTTCTTGTCGCTGTTGGTCTCACACCAG GGTCAAGGGGAATAACTGGACCcaaggaggtgaggggagagttgGGGCAGTCGGTCACTGTGGAATGTCGGTATATTCAGAAATACAAAGACAACGACAAGCTATGGTGTAAAGGTGAATATTACCCGACATCTCCTACCGTGGTTTCTACTGATGACCCACAACAAGGGAGAACATCGATGAGTGATGACAAAACACAACGGATAGTTTCAGTAACCATCGACAAGCTGGAGAAGAGTGATGAAGGATACTACTGGTGTGTGATTGTAAAGGGAATATTATCAAGCAATGAAAGGACCTCCATCTTATTGACGGTTTCTGAAG GGTCTCAAACAAGCCGCCCAGACATGGTCACCACCACCTCTGCAACAATAAACACAAGGGCTCGGACAACCCTGCCTCAAGATGCACCAACCACCGAGGCAGCAAGTTCCACTGAGTCTCAGGGTTCAACACTTCCAAACAG GGACATTGTGCTGAATGTTCGCCGTGTTTGGGGTGTGTTACGCTGGGTACTCTTTGGAGTTCTGCTTCTCTTCCCGGTTTCCATCAGCTGTGTGACAACTTTTAAAAG GAAAAGAACAGCCGAGACCTTGGAGATGGGGTCGGCAGTGGTGGAGGAAGGAGCGGAACAGCGCCGGTGA